In Daucus carota subsp. sativus chromosome 4, DH1 v3.0, whole genome shotgun sequence, one DNA window encodes the following:
- the LOC135152038 gene encoding uncharacterized protein LOC135152038 has protein sequence MPFGLLNAGATYQKMVNKMFMDQTRKTMEVYVDDMLVKSKEAYDHVTHLSEMFDILRDNRMKLNPQKCVFGVESGKFLGFIFNHRGIKANPAKIKALIEMRSPRNVKEEEEQAQQPVYYVSKRLLDAETRYSNMEKLAYALILASRKLRPYFQAHKIEVRTSFPLRQVLHKSEASRRVMKWAVELVQFDIEYKPRTSIKGQALADFIFEFPPTFEVERMECVPEPQSPIAIPENYSPWWNLYGDGAVNGNGVGAGIILVSTEGHKLQSSIHFDFKATNNDAEYEALIAGLKLALEMRVENMNVYSDSMQELIGKFREIKLEQLPRSGNADADALAKLGSQRDAHMLWVIPLEIKYQPSIPKIEVLDGEVDESDLWTTPIQEYIANRTLPIDKDEARKLRFKAAQYVIYDGILYKRGFNRPLLRCVAGIRCEYIMREVHEGICGNHSGGASLAHKILRQGYYWPTLYKDGHAFAKAGDSCQRFSNTNKNPAVPLKTLTSPWPFPVWGIDLIGELPKGKGGVKYAVVAVDYFTKWAEAEHLASITARKLVDFVYRAIVCRYGVPYKLISYNGKQFDSNEMINFYEHLSIKKGFSAVCHPQSNSQTEAVNKIIKHTLKAKLEEKKGCWPEELPMVLWSYNTTPRSTTSETPFTPTYGCEAMVPVEVGAGSFRRDNYDTENIEVNHRLYLDLIEEVRDTAQLKLDAYQQRTRKYFDKKVRDRPLKRETWFSGK, from the exons ATGCCGTTCGGTTTGCTAAAtgctggggctacatatcaaAAGATGGTCAACAAGATGTTTATGGACCAGACTAGGAAAACAATGGAAGTGTATGTGGACGACATGCTAGtcaaatcaaaggaagcttatgatcatgtgacacacttatcagagatgttcgacatactAAGGGATaacaggatgaagttgaatccacAAAAgtgcgtattcggggttgaatctggcaagttcttgggcttcatttTCAATCATAGGGGAATCaaagctaaccctgcgaagatcaaggccttaattgaaatgaggtcgcctaggaatgtaaaagag gaggaagagcaagcccagcAGCCGGTATATTATGTGAGCAAAAGACTACTCGATGCTGAAACCCGATACTCgaacatggagaagttagcctacgcaCTAATCTTGGCTTCCCGAAAACTAAGGCCTTACTtccaggctcacaagattgaagtgcGAACATCCTTCCCCCTCAGACAAGTCTTACACAAGTCGGAAGCCTCTAGAAGGgtcatgaaatgggcagtcgagctagtccaatttgacatagagtacaagccaagAACCTCCATCaaggggcaagcgctagctgacttcatatttgaatttccacccacttttgaagttgaaaggaTGGAATGTGTACCTGAACCTCAGTCTCCAATAGCCATACCCGAGAATTattccccttggtggaacctgtacgGCGATGGAGCTGTCAATGGAAATGGGGTCGGGGCTGGCATTATCTTAGTCAGTAcagaaggccataagctgcaaagctccattcactTCGATTTTAAAGCCACCAACAatgacgcggagtatgaagccctaatagcggGGCTGAAGCTAGCCTTGGAGATGAGggtggaaaatatgaatgtttacagtgattctatgcaG GAATTAATCGGCaaattcagggaaatcaagctagagcaacTACCAAGATCTGGGAATGCAGATGCAGATGCCCTGGCCAAGTTgggctctcagagggatgcacacatgctttgggtgatccccctcgaaatcaaatatcagcctagcatccccaagATTGAAGTCTTGGACGGTGAGGTCGATGAGTCTGACCtttggacaaccccaatccagGAATACATAGCCAACAGAACCCTGCCTATAGACAAGGATGAGGCCAGAAAATTGAGATTCAAGGCAGCCCAGTATGTAATctatgatggaatcctttatAAAAGGGGGTTCAACCGGCCCCTCCTTAGGTGTGTTGCTGGGATAAGATGTGAATATATTATGCGCGAGGTACACGAAGgaatctgtgggaatcactcggggggtgcctcccttgctcacaaaatcctccgtcaaggctactactggcctaccctctaCAAGGATGGTCATGCCTTTGCCAAGGCCGGTGACAGctgccaaaggttctctaatacaaacaagaaCCCAGCAGTACCCCTAAAGACCCTGACAAGTCCCTGGCCGTTTcctgtttggggtatagatctgattggtgaattacccaaagggaaaggaggggtgaaatatgcagtcgtggcAGTAGactactttactaaatgggctgagGCTGAACACCtggcttccatcactgcaaggaagcTAGTCGACTTCGTTTATCGTGCAatcgtctgtcgatacggggtaccctacaagctcatatcatACAATGGGAAGCAGTTTGATAGCAATGAGATGATAAATTTCTATGAACACCTTAGCATAAAGAAAGGCTTTtccgcggtgtgccaccctcaAAGTAACAGTCAgacggaggccgtaaacaaaattattaagcacaccctgaaagccaaactggaagagaaaaagggatgttGGCCGGAAGAACTTCcaatggtgttgtggtcttacaataccactccaaggtcaACCACTAGCGAAACCCCATTCACCccaacatacgggtgtgaagccatggttcccgtggAAGTTGGAGCAGGGTCCTTTCGAAGGGATAATTATGACACTGAGAATAttgaagtcaaccacaggctctaccTAGACCTGATTGAGGAAGTAAGggatacggctcagttgaaacttgatgcgtatcaacagaggacccgtaaatattttgataagaaagtgaGGGATCGACCCCTCAAACGGGAGACCTGGTTCTCAggaaaatga
- the LOC108203502 gene encoding uncharacterized protein LOC108203502, which produces MRADLTQVRADLASATKERDAYRKANLKFKEAEAKAQQLKEKEDMVKRGLEEEVDGLRRQVKELELENDWAKLGPDAAVSLEEAKAEDEDGLDKVLATSQGLPVDDVDKRAAAEDEPKPTELISAGFVVTPPEGVPAAALSVAQTSQGPPAVDEKDSSSPAAP; this is translated from the exons ATGAGGGCGGACTTGACGCAGGTTAGGGCTGACCTGGCTTCCGCCACAAAAGAGAGGGACGCCTACCGAAAGGCCAACCTAAAGTTTAAGGAAGCGGAAGCCAAGGCCCAACAGCTGAAGGAGAAGGAAGATATGGTAAAGAGGGGGCTCGAGGAGGAGGTTGACGGCCTACGTAGGCAGGTGAAGGAGCTTGAGTTGGAG AATGACTGGGCAAAACTGGGGCCCGATGCTGCGGTATCCCTGGAGGAGGCGAAGGCCGAGGACGAGGATGGCCTAGATAAGGTCCTGGCCACTTCCCAGGGTCTCCCCGTAGACGACGTCGATAAGAGGGCCGCGGCTGAAGACGAGCCGAAGCCCACAGAGCTGATTTCTGCGGGTTTTGTGGTGACGCCCCCGGAAGGGGTTCCGGCCGCAGCCCTATCGGTAGCCCAGACTTCACAAGGTCCCCCTGCTGTTGATGAGAAGGACTCCTCCTCCCCTGCTGCTCCCTGA